Proteins encoded by one window of Capsicum annuum cultivar UCD-10X-F1 unplaced genomic scaffold, UCD10Xv1.1 ctg2967, whole genome shotgun sequence:
- the LOC107869133 gene encoding receptor kinase-like protein Xa21, which produces MVGSLPPEIGNLMAATLIDLSMNQFSNGIRREIGGLKNLAHFLLRHNKLHGSIPDSMSNMYRRDKRTPQQVDSSSTITRERISYYELLQATDDLSESNLIGSGSFGSVYQGILRCGTAIAVKVFNLQLDAAFKSFDTECEALDYMPNGSLYKYLYSYNYFLDIKQRLSIIIDVACALEYLHHGCSLPVIHCDMKPSNVLLDEDMVAHLRDFGISKLLEYGLDGLVSTKCDVYSYGVMLLETFTRRKPNEFEEDLSLKQWVSYSLPEAVMDIVDVNLVTPMDNRLQKELDVVASIMKVVLDCSTESPARRTNMKDVVGIDTKSNKVASTIVN; this is translated from the exons ATGGTTGGTTCTTTACCTCCAGAAATTGGAAATCTAATGGCTGCAACACTAATAGATCTGTCAATGAATCAATTCTCAAATGGAATTCGAAGAGAAATTGGAGGATTGAAAAATTTGGCACACTTTTTACTGAGACACAACAAGTTGCATGGATCTATACCTGACTCAATGAGCAACatg TATAGAAGAGATAAAAGAACTCCTCAACAAGTAGATTCATCGTCTACCATAACACGTGAAAGAATTTCATACTATGAACTGCTCCAAGCAACAGATGACCTTAGTGAGAGTAATCTGATTGGTTCTGGAAGTTTTGGCTCTGTTTACCAAGGCATTCTCAGATGTGGAACTGCCATTGCAGTTAAAGTGTTCAATTTGCAACTGGATGCGGCATTCAAGAGTTTTGATACAGAATGTGAA GCTTTAGATTATATGCCTAATGGGAGTCTTTACAAGTACTTGTATTCGTACAACTACTTCCTCGACATCAAGCAGAGACTAAGCATAATAATTGATGTGGCATGTGCTTTGGAATATCTTCACCATGGGTGCTCGTTGCCTGTGATTCACTGTGACATGAAGCCTAGTAACGTCTTGCTGGATGAAGATATGGTCGCCCACCTAAGAGACTTTGGCATTTCAAAACTGCTTG AGTATGGACTGGATGGACTAGTATCAACAAAGTGTGACGTCTATAGTTATGGGGTCATGTTGCTGGAAACGTTTACTAGGAGAAAGCCTAATGAGTTTGAGGAAGATCTTAGCTTGAAGCAATGGGTGAGTTATTCACTCCCAGAAGCTGTAATGGACATTGTAGACGTCAACTTGGTAACACCAATGGATAATCGCTTACAGAAGGAGCTAGATGTTGTGGCTTCAATCATGAAAGTTGTATTAGATTGTAGTACTGAATCTCCGGCTAGAAGGACAAACATGAAAGATGTTGTAGGGATTGATACAAAA agcaacaaagTGGCATCAACTATAGTGAATTGA